One window of Vicinamibacterales bacterium genomic DNA carries:
- a CDS encoding homoserine kinase has translation MIAAYAPGSVSNVACGFDVLGFALDQPGDVVEAAPQDGPGVTILAIDGDSGRLPRDPARNTAGAAVMALLQRLETTRGVALTIHKGLPLASGIGSSGASAVAAVVAANELLGRPAPLDVLLACAMAGEMAGCGASHPDNVAPSLYGGFILARSAHPPDIVRLPVPDGLACAVLHPHVEVQTGTARALLGDQVPLRDAVRQWGNVGALVAALFNGDRALLSRSLEDVIAEPKRAPLVPGFFAVKAAALAAGALGCSLSGSGPSVFALASSLEVAKKAGEAMQRAFDAESAVGADLWVSLVGRQGARVIS, from the coding sequence ATGATTGCCGCCTACGCGCCCGGGTCGGTGTCGAACGTCGCCTGCGGCTTCGACGTGCTCGGCTTTGCCCTCGACCAACCAGGCGACGTGGTCGAGGCGGCCCCGCAGGACGGCCCCGGCGTGACCATCCTGGCGATCGACGGCGATTCCGGCCGGTTGCCGCGGGATCCGGCGAGAAACACCGCCGGCGCGGCGGTGATGGCGCTGCTCCAGCGCCTGGAGACGACTCGGGGCGTGGCGCTGACCATCCACAAAGGCCTGCCGCTGGCCAGCGGCATCGGCAGCAGCGGCGCCAGCGCGGTCGCGGCGGTGGTGGCTGCCAACGAACTACTGGGCCGGCCGGCGCCGCTCGACGTGTTGCTGGCGTGCGCCATGGCCGGCGAGATGGCGGGTTGCGGGGCGTCGCATCCCGACAACGTGGCGCCGTCACTGTACGGCGGGTTCATCCTCGCCCGCAGCGCGCATCCGCCCGATATCGTTCGCTTGCCGGTGCCCGACGGCCTGGCGTGCGCCGTCCTGCATCCCCATGTCGAGGTGCAGACGGGGACCGCGCGGGCGTTGCTCGGCGACCAGGTGCCGCTCCGGGATGCGGTCCGCCAGTGGGGGAACGTGGGCGCGCTCGTCGCCGCCCTGTTCAACGGCGATCGCGCGCTGCTGTCGCGGTCGCTTGAAGACGTGATTGCGGAGCCCAAGCGCGCGCCGCTCGTGCCAGGGTTCTTCGCGGTCAAGGCGGCCGCGCTGGCCGCCGGCGCCCTCGGGTGCAGCTTGTCGGGTTCAGGCCCGTCGGTGTTCGCGCTCGCCAGCTCCCTGGAGGTGGCGAAGAAAGCAGGTGAGGCCATGCAGCGGGCTTTCGACGCGGAGAGCGCGGTCGGCGCCGATTTGTGGGTGTCTCTGGTCGGCCGCCAGGGCGCGCGGGTGATTTCATGA
- a CDS encoding hotdog domain-containing protein: protein MSDRVPAIKVLLLPKDTNALGTIFGGVILSHVDLASAVEARKTASHRYVTKAMNAVEFHAPVFVGDLVNFFTETTRIGRTSITVKVLVEAERWGAGQGERVKVTEAEVVLVAVGADGMPIPVRAE, encoded by the coding sequence ATGTCTGACCGGGTTCCCGCCATCAAGGTGCTCTTGCTGCCAAAAGACACCAACGCGCTTGGCACCATCTTCGGCGGTGTCATCCTCTCCCACGTTGACTTGGCGTCGGCGGTCGAGGCGCGAAAGACCGCGAGCCACCGCTACGTGACCAAGGCCATGAACGCCGTGGAATTTCACGCGCCCGTCTTCGTAGGCGATTTGGTGAATTTCTTCACCGAAACGACGCGGATCGGCCGCACCTCGATCACCGTCAAGGTGCTCGTCGAGGCCGAACGGTGGGGCGCCGGGCAGGGCGAGCGCGTCAAGGTGACCGAGGCGGAGGTGGTGCTGGTGGCGGTTGGTGCCGACGGCATGCCCATTCCGGTTCGCGCCGAATGA
- the speA gene encoding biosynthetic arginine decarboxylase codes for MSTVAGGRLSAGTSPGSTPWSATEAAELYDVPRWGQGYFSVGEQGHLQVHPNKDPLRGVDLKRLIDRLQLRGLAVPILLRFTDILKHRLGEIHGAFQSAMAQNQYQGKYICVYPIKVNQQRQVVEEVLNFGAQYGFGLEAGSKPELLAVSAMANNDTPIICNGFKDYEFIEMAMLAQKMGRQIIPVVEKFTELELVLEYAEKVGVRPNIGMRVKLAARGSGRWQSSGGFRSKFGLTVTEILRGFEELKKRGMEDCLKLLHFHLGSQITHIRIIKGALNEAARVYCELAKQGAGLEYLDVGGGLGVDYDGSQTNFESSMNYTLQEYANDVVYHIQTVCDEASVKHPTIISESGRAISAYHSMLIFNVLGTLNFGEEKIPTEVKEEFEQPLVDLIEAYHGVTQRNATETYHDAQQALDMAMNLFSGGYLSLEQRSHAENLYWAICEKINKLCKEMADIPEELKSLEELLSDTYFCNFSLFQSIPDSWAIKQLFPVMPIHRLNERPTEHAVLSDITCDSDGKIDQFIDRRDVKKTILLHRFDGEPYYLGVFLVGAYQEILGDLHNLFGDTHAVHISLGDNGIDHTEGARVEHIIKGDTVREVLKYVEFDPEMLMGKLRRDVEASVNAGRMEDPQAGRLLKFYEDALQGYTYLEDPNAD; via the coding sequence ATGAGTACAGTCGCAGGCGGACGCCTGAGCGCGGGCACCAGCCCCGGGAGCACCCCTTGGTCGGCCACCGAAGCCGCCGAGTTATACGACGTCCCCCGTTGGGGGCAGGGTTATTTCTCGGTTGGCGAGCAAGGGCACCTGCAAGTCCACCCGAACAAGGATCCGCTCCGCGGCGTGGACCTCAAGCGGCTCATCGATCGCTTGCAGCTGCGCGGCCTCGCGGTCCCGATCCTCCTCCGCTTCACCGACATCCTCAAGCACCGGCTCGGCGAGATCCACGGCGCCTTCCAGAGCGCGATGGCCCAGAACCAGTACCAGGGCAAGTACATCTGTGTCTACCCGATCAAGGTAAACCAGCAGCGCCAGGTGGTCGAAGAGGTGCTGAACTTTGGCGCGCAGTACGGGTTCGGCCTGGAGGCCGGCAGCAAGCCGGAACTGCTGGCGGTGTCGGCCATGGCCAACAACGACACGCCGATCATCTGCAACGGCTTCAAGGACTACGAATTCATCGAGATGGCGATGCTGGCCCAGAAGATGGGCCGCCAGATCATCCCAGTAGTCGAGAAATTCACCGAACTCGAGCTGGTGCTCGAGTATGCGGAGAAAGTCGGCGTCCGCCCCAACATCGGCATGCGCGTCAAGCTGGCCGCCCGCGGCTCGGGCCGCTGGCAGTCGTCGGGCGGCTTCCGCTCGAAGTTCGGGCTCACGGTCACCGAAATCCTGCGCGGCTTCGAGGAATTAAAGAAGCGCGGCATGGAAGACTGCCTGAAGCTGCTCCATTTCCACCTGGGCAGCCAGATCACGCACATCCGCATCATCAAGGGCGCGCTCAACGAGGCGGCCCGCGTCTACTGCGAGCTGGCCAAGCAGGGCGCCGGCCTCGAATACCTGGACGTCGGCGGCGGCCTGGGCGTGGACTACGACGGCTCGCAGACCAACTTCGAGTCGTCGATGAACTACACCCTGCAGGAATACGCCAACGACGTCGTCTATCACATCCAGACGGTGTGCGACGAAGCGAGCGTGAAGCACCCGACGATCATCTCGGAGAGCGGGCGGGCGATCTCGGCCTACCACAGCATGTTGATCTTCAACGTGCTGGGCACGCTCAACTTCGGCGAGGAGAAGATCCCGACCGAGGTCAAGGAGGAGTTCGAACAGCCGCTGGTGGACCTGATCGAGGCCTATCACGGCGTGACGCAGCGCAACGCCACCGAGACCTACCACGACGCGCAGCAGGCGCTCGACATGGCCATGAACCTGTTCAGCGGCGGCTACTTGTCGCTCGAGCAACGCTCGCACGCCGAAAATCTCTACTGGGCCATCTGCGAGAAGATCAACAAGCTCTGCAAAGAGATGGCCGACATCCCGGAAGAGCTGAAGTCGCTGGAGGAGCTGCTCTCCGACACCTACTTCTGCAACTTCTCGCTGTTCCAGTCGATCCCCGACAGCTGGGCCATCAAGCAGCTCTTCCCGGTGATGCCGATCCATCGCCTCAACGAGCGACCGACCGAACACGCCGTGCTGAGCGACATCACCTGCGACTCCGATGGCAAGATCGACCAGTTCATCGACCGGCGCGACGTCAAGAAGACCATCCTGCTGCACCGGTTCGACGGCGAGCCGTATTACCTGGGCGTGTTCCTGGTGGGCGCCTACCAGGAAATCCTGGGCGACCTCCACAACCTGTTCGGTGACACCCACGCCGTGCACATCTCGCTCGGGGACAACGGCATCGACCACACCGAAGGCGCGCGCGTCGAGCACATCATCAAGGGCGACACCGTCCGCGAGGTGTTGAAGTACGTCGAGTTCGATCCGGAAATGCTGATGGGCAAGCTGCGGCGCGACGTCGAAGCGTCGGTGAACGCCGGCCGCATGGAAGACCCGCAGGCGGGACGCCTGCTGAAGTTCTACGAAGACGCCCTGCAGGGCTACACCTACCTCGAAGATCCTAACGCGGACTAG
- a CDS encoding GNAT family N-acetyltransferase, which yields MTAPTPVTLERRGVRLEPLTPDHHDGLVAAAADGELWNLWFTSVPDAAGARQYIADALKGQQDGHMLPWAVRDLATGALVGSTRYHDIVPAIDRVEIGYTWYAARCQKSHVNTSCKLLLLAHAFDTLGCRVVGLRTDNFNFASQKAIEGIGAKKDGVLRHHQARRDGTVRDSVMYSILAGEWPDVRRHLELRLARRA from the coding sequence ATGACCGCGCCCACCCCCGTCACCCTCGAACGCCGCGGCGTCCGCCTGGAACCGCTCACGCCGGACCACCATGACGGGCTAGTGGCGGCCGCCGCCGACGGGGAGTTGTGGAACCTCTGGTTCACGTCGGTGCCGGATGCGGCGGGTGCCCGCCAGTACATCGCCGATGCGCTCAAGGGCCAGCAGGACGGCCACATGCTGCCCTGGGCCGTTCGCGACCTCGCCACCGGCGCCCTCGTCGGCAGCACGCGTTACCACGACATCGTGCCGGCGATCGATCGCGTCGAGATTGGCTATACCTGGTACGCCGCGCGCTGCCAGAAGAGCCACGTCAACACCTCCTGCAAGCTGCTGCTGCTCGCGCACGCGTTCGACACGCTCGGTTGCCGCGTGGTGGGCCTCCGGACCGACAACTTTAACTTCGCGTCGCAGAAGGCGATTGAGGGGATCGGGGCGAAGAAGGACGGCGTGTTGCGCCATCACCAGGCGCGGCGGGACGGCACCGTGCGTGACAGCGTGATGTACAGCATCCTGGCCGGTGAATGGCCGGACGTGCGGCGACATTTGGAGTTGCGTTTGGCTCGCCGGGCATAG
- a CDS encoding DUF3224 domain-containing protein → MKALIAAGAVALCLAPVFAEQKAVMTPATGTFDVKLAPAGNDSTPEGPNLGRMSIDKQFKGDLDGVSKGEMITAAGITVKESAAYSAVERVTGTLHGKKGSFALQHTGIMDRGKPSLTITVVPDSGTGELVGLTGRMDIIIEGGKHSYVFEYALPK, encoded by the coding sequence ATGAAGGCGCTGATCGCCGCCGGAGCCGTGGCCTTGTGCCTGGCTCCCGTCTTTGCGGAACAGAAGGCAGTGATGACACCAGCAACCGGGACGTTCGACGTGAAGCTGGCGCCGGCCGGCAACGACAGCACGCCCGAGGGGCCCAACCTTGGCCGCATGTCCATCGACAAGCAGTTCAAGGGCGACCTTGACGGCGTGAGCAAGGGCGAGATGATCACTGCGGCGGGCATCACCGTGAAGGAGTCGGCCGCCTATTCGGCGGTCGAGCGCGTCACGGGCACCCTGCACGGCAAGAAGGGCAGCTTCGCGCTGCAGCACACGGGCATCATGGACCGCGGCAAGCCGTCGCTGACCATCACCGTCGTGCCTGACTCAGGCACCGGCGAACTGGTGGGCCTGACCGGCAGGATGGACATCATCATCGAAGGCGGCAAGCACTCCTACGTCTTCGAATACGCCCTGCCGAAATGA
- a CDS encoding penicillin acylase family protein — translation MKNLALILVIALASCSSQPVAPPVSPEVAAWQTRAQGVTIIRDDWGIPHIYGKTDADVVFGLMYAQAEDDFNRVETNFINSQGRLAEAEGEAEIYRDLRMKLFIAPENLKADYAKAEPWLKALMDGWADGLNFYLHTHPNVKPRVITKFEPWMALSFSEGSIGGDIERVNIGQLEAFYGAAAPPVSTARFDSTDFLAPPAEPTGSNGMAIAGANTASGKAQLLINPHTSFFFREEAQMVSEEGLNAYGALTWGQFFIYQGFNDKAGWMHTSSSVDNIDEYLETVTKKADGSYTYRVGTEERPLVASTITVPYKSASGMAKKEFTVYKTHRGPIVRSVDGKWVSVRLMNEPLKALNQSYSRTKARGLEEYKKVMALHTNSSNNTLYADADGNIAYFHSNFIPKRDTKFDWTKPVDGTNPATEWNGLLSFDESPNSVNPPNGWVYNTNNYPFSAAGANSPKQKDYPAYVDSGSENPRGVHAIRVLDGKKGFTLESLIGAAYDSYLPEFDIQIPLLLKAHAQAPASNPLKAKVADQIAVLKDWDYRWSVTSVPTSVAIFYGEDLWQRVSPEARKAGMNVYAYMRTKATPQQRLESLAAAADKLQADFGKWQTPWGDINRFQRNSADIVQVFDDAKPSTPVMFASARWGSLASFGARAYPGTKKWYGTSGNSFVAVIEFGDQVKARAVTAGGVNSVPGSKHFNDQADRYATGNLRDVYFYRPQLDGHTERTYKPGE, via the coding sequence ATGAAGAACCTTGCTCTCATTCTTGTCATCGCGCTGGCCTCCTGTTCCTCCCAGCCGGTCGCGCCTCCGGTCAGCCCCGAAGTGGCCGCGTGGCAAACGCGCGCGCAGGGCGTGACCATCATTCGCGACGATTGGGGCATCCCGCACATCTACGGCAAGACCGACGCCGACGTCGTGTTCGGGTTGATGTACGCGCAGGCGGAAGACGACTTTAACCGGGTCGAAACCAACTTCATCAACTCACAGGGCCGCCTGGCCGAAGCGGAAGGCGAAGCCGAGATCTACCGCGACCTCCGGATGAAGCTCTTTATCGCCCCGGAGAACCTGAAGGCCGACTACGCCAAGGCGGAACCGTGGCTCAAGGCGCTGATGGACGGCTGGGCCGACGGCCTGAACTTTTACCTCCACACGCATCCCAACGTGAAGCCGCGCGTGATTACGAAGTTCGAACCGTGGATGGCGCTCAGCTTCAGCGAGGGCAGCATCGGCGGTGACATCGAGCGCGTGAACATCGGCCAGCTCGAGGCCTTCTATGGTGCCGCCGCGCCGCCGGTCAGCACCGCCCGCTTCGACTCGACCGACTTCCTCGCGCCGCCCGCTGAACCGACCGGGTCCAACGGCATGGCCATCGCCGGCGCCAACACGGCGTCGGGCAAAGCGCAGTTGTTGATCAACCCGCACACCTCGTTCTTCTTCCGCGAAGAAGCGCAGATGGTGAGCGAAGAGGGGTTGAACGCCTACGGCGCGCTGACCTGGGGACAGTTCTTCATCTACCAGGGCTTCAACGACAAGGCCGGCTGGATGCACACCTCGAGCAGCGTTGACAACATCGACGAGTACCTCGAGACCGTCACCAAGAAGGCGGACGGCAGCTATACCTATCGCGTCGGCACCGAGGAGCGTCCGCTTGTGGCGTCGACGATCACGGTGCCGTACAAGTCCGCCAGCGGCATGGCCAAGAAAGAATTCACCGTCTACAAGACGCACCGCGGTCCCATCGTCCGCTCCGTTGACGGCAAGTGGGTGAGCGTCCGGCTGATGAACGAACCGCTCAAGGCGCTCAACCAGTCGTACTCGCGCACCAAGGCGCGCGGCCTGGAAGAGTACAAGAAGGTGATGGCGCTCCACACCAACTCGTCGAACAACACGCTGTACGCGGACGCCGACGGCAACATCGCCTACTTCCACTCGAACTTCATCCCCAAGCGCGACACCAAGTTCGATTGGACCAAGCCGGTGGACGGCACCAACCCCGCGACGGAATGGAACGGCCTGCTGTCGTTCGACGAATCGCCCAACTCCGTCAACCCGCCGAACGGCTGGGTCTACAACACCAACAACTACCCGTTCTCGGCGGCTGGTGCGAACAGCCCCAAGCAGAAAGACTACCCGGCCTACGTGGACTCGGGCAGCGAGAACCCCCGTGGCGTGCATGCCATCCGCGTGCTCGACGGCAAGAAGGGCTTTACGCTCGAATCGCTGATCGGCGCCGCCTACGACAGCTACCTGCCCGAGTTCGACATCCAGATTCCGCTGTTGCTCAAGGCCCATGCCCAGGCGCCGGCGTCGAACCCCCTCAAGGCCAAGGTCGCGGATCAGATTGCCGTGCTCAAGGACTGGGACTATCGCTGGTCGGTGACGTCGGTTCCGACCTCCGTGGCGATCTTCTACGGCGAGGACCTGTGGCAGCGGGTGAGCCCCGAAGCCCGCAAGGCCGGCATGAACGTCTACGCCTACATGCGCACCAAGGCCACGCCACAACAGCGGCTCGAGTCGTTGGCGGCGGCCGCGGACAAACTGCAGGCGGATTTCGGCAAGTGGCAGACCCCGTGGGGCGACATCAACCGCTTCCAGCGCAACAGCGCCGACATCGTCCAGGTGTTCGACGATGCGAAGCCGAGCACGCCGGTGATGTTCGCGTCGGCGCGCTGGGGTTCGCTGGCATCGTTCGGCGCCCGCGCCTACCCTGGCACCAAGAAGTGGTACGGCACCAGCGGCAACAGCTTCGTCGCCGTGATCGAGTTTGGCGATCAGGTGAAGGCCAGGGCGGTGACCGCCGGCGGCGTCAACAGCGTGCCGGGCTCGAAGCACTTCAACGACCAGGCGGACCGCTACGCGACCGGCAACCTGCGCGACGTCTACTTCTACCGTCCGCAGCTGGACGGCCACACCGAGCGGACCTACAAGCCGGGTGAATAG